The following proteins come from a genomic window of Candidatus Oleimmundimicrobium sp.:
- a CDS encoding beta-ketoacyl-ACP synthase III produces the protein MVYSKIISTGVYVPARIVKNDELLKMVETNDEWITSRTGIKERRISSGEKTYQIAAKAAKEAIENAGIEKEEIDMIILATITPDFFMPSTANLVQAELGLDDIPSFDVTAGCTGFVYGLQIADQFIKSKQSKTILVIGAEVLSKVTDWSDRNTCVLFGDGAGAVILKSSSQEGIICTYTGSQGDLKGLLTLPAVPLKNPFLDIQNNNGGSSTISMNGKEIFQFATRIMIKSISQVLNKSNLSMDDIDYIIPHQANIRIIDYVARKLKIEREKFIINLDHFGNTSSASIPLALNEAHKEKTFCPGDRIIMVAFGGGLTWGSALLNWTM, from the coding sequence ATGGTTTATTCAAAAATAATTAGCACAGGTGTTTATGTCCCCGCAAGAATTGTAAAAAATGATGAGCTTTTAAAAATGGTAGAGACTAATGATGAGTGGATTACCTCTCGAACAGGTATAAAAGAACGAAGAATCTCCTCCGGAGAAAAAACCTATCAGATAGCCGCAAAAGCGGCAAAAGAAGCAATTGAAAATGCTGGTATAGAAAAAGAAGAGATTGATATGATTATATTAGCTACAATAACCCCCGATTTTTTTATGCCTTCAACTGCTAATCTCGTTCAGGCAGAATTAGGGTTAGATGATATCCCCAGCTTTGATGTAACAGCGGGCTGTACTGGTTTTGTCTATGGATTACAGATAGCCGATCAATTTATTAAATCTAAACAGAGCAAGACAATTCTGGTAATAGGAGCAGAAGTTTTATCAAAGGTCACTGATTGGTCTGATCGGAATACTTGCGTACTTTTTGGAGATGGCGCCGGGGCAGTAATTTTAAAGAGTTCCAGCCAAGAGGGTATTATTTGTACTTATACTGGTTCTCAGGGAGATTTGAAGGGACTTCTTACCCTTCCGGCAGTTCCCTTAAAAAATCCTTTTTTGGATATTCAAAATAATAATGGAGGATCCAGTACTATATCTATGAATGGAAAAGAAATATTTCAATTTGCCACCAGAATAATGATAAAAAGCATTTCCCAGGTCCTAAATAAGTCTAATCTTTCTATGGATGATATTGATTATATTATTCCCCATCAAGCTAATATTCGCATTATTGATTATGTAGCCCGGAAACTAAAGATTGAACGAGAAAAATTCATTATTAATTTAGACCATTTTGGAAATACTTCTTCTGCCAGTATCCCGCTTGCTCTAAATGAAGCTCATAAGGAAAAAACATTTTGCCCAGGGGATCGAATTATAATGGTTGCTTTTGGCGGTGGATTAACCTGGGGATCCGCATTATTAAACTGGACAATGTAG